In a single window of the Bacteroides acidifaciens genome:
- a CDS encoding RNA polymerase sigma factor: MQEISFRNDILPLKDKLFRLALRITLDRAEAEDVVQDTMIRVWNKRDEWSQFESVEAYCLIVAKNLAIDRSQKREAQNVELTPEMEEEPDANSPYDRMVHDERMSIINRLVNELPEKQRLIMQLRDMEGESYKKIAALLNLTEEQVKVNLFRARQKVKQRYLEIDEYGL, from the coding sequence ATGCAAGAAATCAGCTTCCGAAACGATATTTTGCCGTTGAAGGACAAACTCTTTCGACTGGCGCTCAGAATAACCCTGGATAGGGCAGAAGCCGAGGATGTCGTTCAGGACACCATGATAAGAGTGTGGAACAAGCGTGATGAGTGGTCTCAGTTTGAATCGGTTGAAGCCTATTGCCTGATAGTGGCAAAGAACTTGGCGATAGACCGGAGTCAGAAGAGAGAAGCCCAGAACGTGGAACTCACCCCCGAAATGGAGGAAGAACCTGATGCAAACAGTCCGTATGACCGGATGGTTCATGATGAAAGAATGAGTATCATCAATAGGCTGGTCAACGAACTTCCCGAAAAACAGCGGCTTATCATGCAACTGAGGGACATGGAAGGTGAAAGCTATAAAAAAATTGCAGCCCTGCTGAATCTGACTGAGGAACAGGTTAAAGTGAATCTCTTCAGAGCCAGGCAAAAGGTAAAACAAAGGTATTTAGAAATTGACGAATATGGATTATAA
- a CDS encoding HSP90 family protein has product MEKEGNNLFQVNLKGMIALLSEHIYSNPNTFVRELLQNCVDAITALRNIDENYAGRIDVFLNDDKTVIFRDNGIGLKEEEVHRFLTIIGESSKRDTPDADDFIGRFGIGLLSCFVVTNEIRVESRSAMGGQAIRWCGKVDGTYELTLSDDEQPIGSQVVLHPKNDWMHLFEYEMFKKILVNYGEVLPYPIYLHHQGGEELVNTPSPVWLDPKATRKELLDYGVKAFQSSALDAFRIRTESGRVEGVLYVLPFRTQFSVRNSHKVYLKRMLLSEDDCNLLPPWAFFIRCLVNADGLLSTASRESLVSNDLLKDARKEIGAAIKDYLRGLVQNNRTMFNKIMDVHHFHIKAIASEDNELLRLFMDYLPFETNKGIRSFGSIRSAGNVICFTRNLEDFRQVRRIAGAQGWLVVNAAYTFDETLLRKYVRLNPELTLDEISPSRLLEQFGEVESRMEFQAFEAKVNELLKRFGCVCRLKHFTPVDIPVIFVAEEKENTTKSANNPLAAVLGSVNAAKQIPPTLTFNADNEMVQTLLQIQGDNKMFQHVVHILYVQSLLQGKYPVNSEEMELFNHSLSELMTSKMNDFINFLN; this is encoded by the coding sequence ATGGAGAAAGAAGGAAATAATTTGTTCCAGGTCAACCTGAAGGGGATGATTGCCCTGTTGTCGGAACATATTTATAGTAATCCGAATACTTTTGTCCGGGAATTATTACAGAATTGCGTAGATGCCATCACGGCACTGCGCAATATTGACGAGAACTATGCCGGGCGCATTGATGTCTTCTTGAATGATGATAAAACAGTGATATTCCGCGATAATGGAATCGGGTTGAAAGAAGAGGAAGTGCACCGCTTCCTCACTATTATCGGAGAAAGCTCGAAACGGGATACGCCCGATGCGGATGACTTTATAGGCAGGTTCGGTATCGGACTGTTATCTTGTTTTGTGGTGACCAATGAGATTAGGGTGGAAAGCCGTTCGGCAATGGGCGGACAGGCTATCCGCTGGTGTGGAAAGGTGGACGGCACGTACGAGCTGACTTTGTCTGACGATGAGCAGCCAATCGGTTCGCAAGTCGTGCTGCATCCTAAAAATGACTGGATGCATCTTTTTGAATATGAGATGTTCAAAAAGATACTGGTCAATTATGGAGAGGTGTTGCCTTATCCCATTTATCTGCATCATCAAGGTGGAGAGGAACTGGTGAATACACCTTCGCCTGTCTGGCTCGATCCGAAAGCGACCCGTAAGGAGTTGCTCGACTATGGGGTGAAGGCTTTCCAGTCGTCTGCCCTTGATGCTTTCAGGATACGTACCGAAAGCGGACGGGTGGAAGGAGTGCTTTACGTCTTGCCTTTCCGTACGCAGTTTTCCGTGCGCAATTCGCACAAGGTATATCTGAAACGTATGCTGCTGAGCGAGGACGATTGCAATCTGTTGCCACCGTGGGCATTCTTTATCCGCTGCCTGGTGAATGCGGACGGACTGTTGTCTACCGCTTCGCGGGAGTCTTTGGTGAGCAATGATTTGCTGAAGGACGCCCGTAAGGAGATTGGAGCGGCTATCAAGGATTATTTGCGGGGACTGGTGCAGAATAACCGTACCATGTTCAATAAGATAATGGATGTTCATCACTTCCATATCAAGGCGATTGCTTCGGAAGACAATGAGTTGCTCCGTTTGTTTATGGATTATCTTCCTTTTGAGACAAATAAGGGGATACGTAGCTTTGGCAGCATCCGTTCGGCGGGCAATGTGATATGCTTTACCCGGAATCTGGAAGATTTCCGGCAAGTGCGACGTATCGCCGGCGCGCAAGGGTGGCTGGTAGTGAATGCAGCCTATACGTTTGATGAAACGTTGTTGAGAAAATATGTTCGCTTGAATCCGGAACTGACGCTGGATGAAATTTCTCCTTCGCGGCTGCTGGAACAGTTTGGAGAAGTGGAATCCAGGATGGAGTTTCAGGCTTTTGAGGCGAAGGTGAATGAACTGTTGAAGCGTTTTGGCTGTGTCTGCCGTTTGAAGCATTTCACGCCGGTGGATATTCCGGTGATATTTGTAGCTGAGGAGAAGGAGAATACAACGAAGAGTGCTAATAATCCGCTGGCTGCCGTGCTGGGTTCGGTGAATGCCGCAAAGCAGATTCCGCCTACGTTGACGTTCAATGCCGACAATGAGATGGTGCAGACTTTGCTACAAATACAAGGTGACAATAAGATGTTTCAGCACGTGGTGCATATATTGTATGTGCAGTCGCTCCTTCAAGGGAAATATCCGGTGAACAGCGAGGAAATGGAACTCTTCAACCATTCGCTCAGCGAACTGATGACATCGAAAATGAATGATTTTATTAACTTCCTGAATTAA
- a CDS encoding head GIN domain-containing protein, whose protein sequence is MKTSLLVLFTTGLFLILTAGSCLQGKHVTGSKNYITKKVEVGQFNEVKLSSSANVTYHQGSQNYIEIYGSDNIIPLLETYVDGNTLIIKYKKNITIWKGKLEIKVFSPELNKLTINGSGDIRLANGIQTKEDISLSINGSGDIKGEKFKCRRMTVSINGSGDVKLQQIESKECIASIAGSGDIGLSGKTLNAEYKIAGSGNIGAGNLKSENVSASTAGSGSISCYVTGKLKVRVAGSGDIAYRGNPQEIDAPRKNIRQIK, encoded by the coding sequence ATGAAAACAAGTTTATTAGTCTTATTTACAACAGGATTGTTCCTAATACTAACCGCAGGCTCCTGCTTACAGGGAAAACACGTGACCGGCAGCAAAAACTATATCACTAAAAAAGTAGAAGTCGGACAGTTCAACGAGGTTAAGTTATCGAGTAGTGCAAATGTCACGTATCATCAAGGTTCGCAAAATTACATAGAGATTTATGGTTCCGACAATATCATTCCACTCTTAGAGACTTATGTCGACGGCAATACACTTATTATAAAGTATAAAAAGAACATCACTATTTGGAAAGGTAAACTGGAAATTAAAGTATTCTCACCAGAACTGAATAAATTAACAATTAACGGTTCAGGAGACATACGCTTAGCCAATGGCATACAGACCAAAGAAGATATATCTCTCAGCATCAACGGTTCGGGAGACATTAAAGGCGAAAAGTTCAAATGCCGGAGAATGACTGTTTCCATCAATGGCTCGGGAGACGTGAAGCTTCAGCAAATAGAAAGCAAAGAATGCATTGCCAGTATTGCCGGTTCCGGAGATATCGGTCTGAGTGGTAAAACTCTCAATGCCGAATATAAGATTGCAGGGTCGGGGAATATTGGAGCCGGCAACCTGAAATCGGAAAATGTATCGGCCAGTACAGCCGGTTCCGGCAGCATCAGTTGCTACGTCACTGGAAAACTGAAAGTACGCGTGGCAGGAAGCGGAGATATAGCCTATCGGGGAAATCCTCAAGAAATAGACGCTCCACGAAAAAATATACGGCAGATTAAATAA
- the speA gene encoding biosynthetic arginine decarboxylase: MRKWRIEDSEELYNITGWGTSYFSINDKGHVVVTPRKNGVAVDLKELVDELQLRDVASPMLLRFPDILDNRIEKMSSCFKQAAEEYGYKAQNFIIYPIKVNQMRPVVEEIISHGKKFNLGLEAGSKPELHAVIAVNTDSDSLIVCNGYKDESYIELALLAQKMGKRIFLVVEKMNELKLIAKMAKQLNVQPNIGIRIKLASSGSGKWEESGGDASKFGLTSSELLEALDFLESKGMKECLKLIHFHIGSQVTKIRRIKTALREASQFYVQLHSMGFNVEFVDIGGGLGVDYDGTRSSNSEGSVNYSIQEYVNDSISTLVDVSDKNGIPHPNIITESGRALTAHHSVLIFEVLETATLPEWDDEEEIAPNAHELVQELYGIWDSLNQNKMLEAWHDAQQIREEALDLFSHGIVDLKTRAQIERLYWSITREINQIAGGLKHAPDEFRGLSKLLADKYFCNFSLFQSLPDSWAIDQIFPIMPIQRLDEKPERSATLQDITCDSDGKIANFISTRNVAHYLPVHSLKKAEPYYLAVFLVGAYQEILGDMHNLFGDTNAVHVSVNEKGYNIEQIIDGETVAEVLDYVQYNPKKLVRTLETWVTKSVKEGRISLEEGKEFLSNYRSGLYGYTYLE, encoded by the coding sequence ATGAGAAAGTGGCGTATTGAAGATTCTGAGGAGCTCTACAACATCACAGGTTGGGGTACCTCGTACTTTAGTATTAATGACAAAGGTCATGTTGTTGTTACACCGCGTAAGAATGGAGTGGCTGTTGACTTGAAAGAATTGGTCGATGAGTTGCAACTGCGGGATGTGGCATCTCCCATGCTATTGCGTTTTCCGGATATTCTGGACAACCGTATCGAAAAAATGTCGTCCTGTTTCAAGCAGGCGGCGGAAGAATATGGTTATAAGGCCCAAAACTTTATTATCTATCCGATTAAGGTCAATCAGATGCGCCCCGTGGTGGAAGAGATTATCAGCCACGGAAAGAAGTTCAACCTCGGACTGGAGGCCGGTTCCAAACCGGAACTTCATGCGGTGATTGCCGTCAATACGGACTCCGACTCATTGATTGTCTGCAACGGTTATAAGGACGAAAGTTATATTGAACTGGCGTTGCTTGCTCAGAAGATGGGCAAGCGTATCTTCCTCGTCGTGGAGAAAATGAACGAGTTGAAGTTGATTGCCAAGATGGCGAAGCAGCTTAATGTACAGCCTAATATCGGTATCCGTATCAAACTGGCTTCTTCCGGTAGTGGCAAATGGGAGGAATCGGGCGGTGACGCCAGCAAATTCGGTCTGACTTCCAGCGAGCTTCTCGAAGCACTCGATTTTCTTGAAAGCAAAGGAATGAAGGAGTGTCTGAAACTGATTCATTTCCATATCGGTAGTCAGGTGACTAAGATTCGCCGTATCAAGACTGCTTTGCGTGAAGCGTCACAATTCTATGTGCAGCTTCATTCGATGGGATTCAATGTCGAATTTGTGGATATTGGCGGCGGACTGGGAGTCGATTATGACGGAACCCGCTCGTCAAACAGTGAGGGCAGCGTGAATTACTCTATCCAGGAGTACGTGAACGACTCTATCTCTACTTTGGTGGACGTGAGTGACAAAAACGGTATCCCGCATCCGAATATTATTACTGAAAGCGGACGTGCGTTGACAGCACACCATTCGGTACTTATCTTTGAAGTGCTCGAAACGGCTACTTTGCCGGAATGGGATGACGAGGAGGAAATAGCTCCCAACGCGCACGAACTGGTGCAGGAATTATACGGTATCTGGGATTCGCTGAATCAGAACAAGATGTTGGAAGCATGGCATGATGCTCAGCAGATTAGGGAAGAAGCATTGGATTTGTTCAGCCATGGAATAGTGGACTTGAAAACCCGTGCGCAAATCGAACGCCTGTATTGGTCTATCACACGTGAGATTAATCAGATTGCCGGCGGATTGAAACATGCGCCTGATGAATTCCGGGGACTGTCCAAACTGTTGGCGGACAAGTATTTCTGCAATTTCTCGCTGTTCCAGTCTCTTCCTGACTCTTGGGCGATTGACCAGATTTTCCCGATTATGCCTATTCAACGGCTGGATGAAAAGCCGGAACGCTCGGCTACCTTGCAGGATATTACGTGCGACTCGGACGGTAAGATTGCAAACTTTATCTCTACACGCAATGTAGCTCATTACCTGCCTGTGCATAGCTTGAAGAAAGCAGAACCTTATTATTTGGCTGTTTTCCTGGTGGGGGCTTATCAGGAAATCTTGGGAGATATGCACAACTTGTTTGGTGACACGAATGCCGTGCATGTTTCTGTGAACGAGAAAGGATATAATATAGAACAGATTATTGACGGAGAAACGGTTGCGGAAGTACTGGACTATGTACAGTATAATCCGAAGAAACTGGTACGTACGCTCGAAACTTGGGTTACGAAATCAGTGAAGGAAGGCAGGATTTCCCTGGAAGAAGGAAAAGAGTTCCTTTCCAATTATCGTTCGGGACTTTACGGATATACTTATTTAGAATAA
- the nusA gene encoding transcription termination factor NusA — MAKKEETISLIDTFSEFKELKNIDRTTMVSVLEESFRSVIAKMFGTDENYDVIVNPDKGDFEIWRNREVVADEDLTNPNMQISLSEAQKIDASYEEGEEVTDEVIFAKFGRRAILNLRQTLASKILELEKDSIYNKYIDQVGTIINAEVYQIWKKEMLLLDDEGNELLLPKTEQIPSDFYRKGETARAVVARVDNKNNNPKIILSRTSPVFLQRLFEMEVPEINDGLITIKKIARIPGERAKIAVESYDDRIDPVGACVGVKGSRIHGIVRELRNENIDVINYTSNISLFIQRALSPAKISSIRLNEEEKKAEVFLKPEEVSLAIGKGGLNIKLASMLTEYTIDVFRELDENLADEDIYLDEFRDEIDGWVIDAIKAIGIDTAKAVLNAPREMLIEKTDLEEETVDEVIRILKSEFEEELEPEHDQEHDQEPEQGQE, encoded by the coding sequence ATGGCCAAAAAAGAAGAAACAATCAGCTTGATTGATACATTTTCGGAATTTAAGGAACTGAAGAATATCGATAGAACGACGATGGTCAGCGTACTCGAAGAGTCGTTCCGCAGCGTTATCGCGAAAATGTTTGGCACCGATGAAAATTACGACGTAATCGTGAACCCGGACAAGGGTGACTTCGAGATATGGCGTAACCGTGAAGTTGTGGCCGATGAAGATTTGACGAACCCGAACATGCAGATTTCGTTGAGCGAAGCACAGAAAATCGATGCTTCCTACGAAGAGGGCGAAGAGGTGACTGACGAGGTTATCTTTGCGAAATTCGGTCGTCGCGCTATCCTGAATCTCCGCCAGACACTGGCTTCCAAGATTCTGGAACTCGAAAAAGACAGTATTTATAATAAATATATAGATCAGGTAGGTACCATCATCAATGCGGAAGTTTATCAAATCTGGAAAAAGGAAATGTTGCTTCTCGACGATGAAGGAAACGAACTGCTGTTGCCTAAGACCGAACAAATCCCGAGCGACTTCTATCGTAAAGGTGAAACGGCACGCGCAGTAGTTGCCCGCGTGGACAACAAGAACAATAATCCTAAGATTATCTTGTCACGTACTTCTCCCGTTTTCCTGCAACGTCTGTTTGAGATGGAAGTACCCGAAATCAATGATGGATTGATTACCATCAAGAAGATTGCCCGCATCCCCGGCGAACGTGCCAAGATTGCGGTAGAATCTTATGATGACAGAATCGACCCCGTAGGAGCCTGTGTAGGTGTAAAGGGAAGTCGTATTCATGGCATCGTTCGTGAACTGCGCAATGAGAATATCGACGTAATCAATTATACATCGAACATTTCATTGTTTATACAGCGCGCTTTGAGCCCGGCAAAAATTTCTTCTATCCGTCTGAATGAGGAAGAGAAAAAAGCAGAGGTATTCCTCAAACCGGAAGAAGTATCGTTGGCTATCGGTAAAGGCGGTTTGAATATCAAACTGGCCAGTATGTTAACTGAGTACACTATCGACGTGTTCCGTGAGTTGGATGAGAATTTGGCTGATGAGGATATTTATCTCGACGAATTCAGAGACGAAATCGACGGCTGGGTGATTGATGCAATCAAGGCTATCGGTATCGATACGGCAAAAGCTGTGTTGAATGCTCCTCGTGAGATGTTGATTGAAAAAACGGACCTGGAAGAAGAGACAGTGGACGAAGTAATACGCATTTTGAAATCGGAGTTTGAAGAAGAATTGGAACCGGAACATGATCAAGAACACGATCAAGAACCGGAACAAGGACAAGAGTAA
- the argB gene encoding acetylglutamate kinase, translating to MREKLTVIKVGGKIVEEDATLRQLLNDFAAIDGHKVLVHGGGRSATKIAAQLGIESKMVNGRRITDAETLKVVTMVYGGLVNKSIVAGLQAHGVNALGLTGADMNVIRSVKRPVKDVDYGFVGDVEKVDATLLSDLIHKGVVPVMAPLTHDGQGNMLNTNADTIAGETAKALSALFDVTLVYCFEKKGVLRDENDDDSVIPQITRAEFEQYVADGVIQGGMIPKLENSFEAINAGVSEVVITLASAINGNGGTRIKK from the coding sequence ATGAGAGAAAAACTAACAGTTATTAAGGTGGGTGGCAAAATCGTAGAAGAGGACGCCACCCTTCGTCAGTTGTTAAACGACTTTGCTGCTATCGACGGGCATAAAGTGCTGGTTCACGGTGGCGGTCGTTCGGCAACAAAGATTGCCGCGCAACTGGGGATAGAAAGTAAAATGGTGAATGGACGCCGTATTACTGACGCGGAGACGCTGAAAGTGGTGACGATGGTATATGGCGGTCTGGTGAATAAGAGCATTGTTGCCGGGCTACAGGCTCATGGAGTCAATGCATTGGGACTGACCGGAGCGGATATGAATGTAATCCGTTCGGTGAAACGTCCGGTGAAAGATGTGGATTACGGTTTCGTTGGTGATGTGGAAAAGGTGGACGCTACTTTGTTGTCGGACTTGATACACAAAGGAGTCGTTCCGGTGATGGCGCCGCTGACACATGACGGACAAGGCAATATGCTGAATACCAATGCGGATACCATTGCCGGAGAGACGGCAAAGGCTTTATCGGCTCTGTTTGACGTAACGCTGGTCTATTGCTTCGAGAAGAAAGGCGTGCTGCGTGACGAGAACGATGATGATAGCGTGATTCCTCAGATTACTCGTGCAGAATTCGAACAATACGTAGCTGATGGCGTTATTCAAGGTGGTATGATTCCCAAACTGGAGAACTCTTTTGAAGCAATAAATGCGGGTGTGTCCGAAGTGGTAATAACCTTAGCATCAGCGATTAACGGTAACGGTGGAACAAGAATAAAAAAATAA
- a CDS encoding SprT family zinc-dependent metalloprotease, translating to MKEAIIEDEELGRLVVRVNLRAKSLVFRTKSDAVYVSVPSGTTMKEVKQAIENLRGKLLAARQRLNRPLIDLNYKIDAEYFKLSLVAGEKDQFLANSRLGFMQIICPPTADFSDENLQNWLRKVIEESLRRNAKSILPPRLGRLSRQYGLSYANVKINSSQGRWGSCSAKKDINLSYYLVLLPSHLIDYVLLHELCHTREMNHSERFWALLNQFTEGKALALRGELKKYRTEI from the coding sequence ATGAAGGAAGCAATCATAGAAGATGAAGAATTAGGACGATTAGTGGTGCGTGTTAATCTGCGTGCTAAAAGCCTTGTTTTTCGTACCAAGAGCGATGCCGTATATGTTTCGGTTCCATCCGGGACAACGATGAAAGAAGTAAAACAGGCTATTGAGAATCTACGTGGTAAATTGCTGGCTGCCCGTCAACGATTGAATCGTCCGTTGATTGATTTGAATTATAAGATTGATGCGGAATATTTTAAATTATCTTTAGTGGCTGGGGAGAAAGACCAATTCCTGGCTAACTCCAGATTGGGCTTTATGCAAATCATCTGCCCGCCTACGGCGGACTTTTCCGATGAAAATCTGCAGAATTGGCTGCGTAAAGTCATTGAAGAGTCATTGAGACGGAATGCAAAGAGTATTCTCCCACCTCGTTTGGGCCGTTTGTCAAGGCAATATGGATTATCCTACGCTAATGTGAAAATAAATTCCAGTCAGGGAAGATGGGGGAGTTGTTCGGCAAAGAAGGATATAAATTTATCTTATTACCTCGTCCTGCTCCCTTCTCATTTAATAGACTATGTACTTTTACACGAATTATGTCATACCCGTGAAATGAATCATAGCGAACGCTTTTGGGCTCTGTTGAATCAATTCACGGAAGGAAAAGCGCTCGCTTTGCGGGGAGAACTGAAAAAATATCGTACGGAAATATAA
- a CDS encoding tetratricopeptide repeat protein, with amino-acid sequence MKTLKENFERLSAKIKTSGKPAAAWFPQYTTTSLLNAENWWEALAVCEYALDTREDEKLTEDFFELIFCAFDCNAEVDLNEEEYEFWWEKVMQVCDRVAVFSGAGWAQKGAQYSEARYGKRDMSFLFPYYEKAADMGWAEAEATVAYWKFMGFYCEQDKEEGERRFAALSSPEALLWGKHYRAFAEEFTGNKEKALQIRKELLEELPEGHRLRAHTYAALGDALDREEGGVAEEAAYYEKSLEIVPNLYTLKNLATLYFRYSELGKPKELGFELWEKAWHAGVWSAANFLGYNYQEEEWLDMPKAIEWLEKGMLYCELYSAYELALIYLYCDDYKNVERGLMCLDRCVEGDYVAGIEGLATVYFNGDLVEEDMNRAKELLEKAVELGSGNAAYRLGWMYERGFLSEKPDYVKAMECYEKAASMENADGYCRAALYLANGYSGVTDAVKSREYYEKAAELGSCFALIELSFLYENGDGVEKSYEKAFELCSKAAGEEYPYAMFRVGLYLEKGVLGEARLEEAFGWYVKAAEAGDTEAIFALGRCYKHGLGTEEDFDKALEWFSKGAEKNESRCLTELGLAYENGNGVEENPQKAVEYMTQAAEQNYGYAQFKMGDYNFFGYGSCLEDNKKAVEWYEKAVANEVPMAMIRMGEYYLYDYDSLNESEKAYSYFKKAADEYEWYSEGLGICYEMGIGVEDNETEAFKYYTLAADSGNVTSMYRTGLCYYNGVGVKENYAEAYRWFTDAAGHENVGATYYLGKMLMYGEGCTPDPETAIQWLMKAAEKNNDKAQFELGNAYLMGNGVEENDEIAMEWFEKAAENGNEKALKITGRRRK; translated from the coding sequence ATGAAAACATTAAAAGAGAATTTTGAGAGATTATCTGCCAAGATTAAGACTTCGGGAAAACCTGCTGCGGCATGGTTTCCGCAATACACGACGACTTCATTACTAAATGCTGAAAACTGGTGGGAAGCATTGGCTGTGTGCGAATATGCTTTGGACACCCGCGAAGACGAAAAACTGACGGAAGATTTTTTCGAGCTGATATTCTGTGCGTTCGACTGTAATGCTGAGGTCGACCTCAATGAAGAGGAATACGAGTTCTGGTGGGAGAAGGTGATGCAGGTATGCGACCGTGTGGCTGTGTTCAGCGGTGCGGGATGGGCGCAGAAAGGTGCCCAATACTCCGAAGCCCGTTATGGAAAGCGCGATATGAGTTTTTTATTCCCTTACTACGAGAAAGCTGCCGATATGGGGTGGGCGGAAGCGGAAGCAACCGTTGCCTATTGGAAATTCATGGGATTTTATTGTGAACAGGATAAGGAAGAAGGTGAACGTCGTTTTGCGGCTCTATCTTCGCCCGAAGCTTTGCTATGGGGAAAGCATTATCGTGCGTTTGCTGAGGAATTCACAGGAAATAAGGAGAAAGCCTTGCAGATACGTAAGGAGTTGTTGGAAGAACTGCCTGAAGGACATCGTTTGCGTGCCCATACTTATGCTGCGCTGGGAGACGCGCTCGACCGGGAAGAAGGCGGTGTGGCAGAAGAAGCCGCTTATTATGAGAAATCTTTGGAGATAGTTCCGAATCTATATACTCTTAAAAATCTGGCTACGCTTTATTTCCGTTATTCGGAATTGGGCAAACCGAAAGAACTGGGCTTTGAACTTTGGGAAAAAGCTTGGCATGCCGGTGTATGGTCGGCTGCTAATTTCCTGGGATATAATTACCAGGAAGAAGAGTGGCTGGATATGCCTAAGGCGATTGAATGGTTGGAAAAGGGGATGCTCTATTGCGAACTGTATAGTGCGTATGAGTTGGCGTTGATTTACTTATACTGTGATGACTATAAGAATGTGGAGCGCGGATTGATGTGTCTCGACCGTTGTGTGGAAGGTGATTATGTCGCAGGTATCGAAGGATTGGCAACTGTTTACTTCAACGGTGACCTGGTGGAAGAAGACATGAACCGTGCGAAAGAGTTGCTGGAGAAAGCGGTCGAACTGGGTTCGGGAAATGCAGCTTACCGTTTAGGATGGATGTATGAACGCGGTTTCTTATCCGAAAAACCGGATTATGTCAAGGCGATGGAGTGTTATGAGAAAGCGGCTTCGATGGAGAATGCCGATGGGTACTGCCGTGCGGCGCTTTATCTGGCAAACGGGTATAGCGGTGTGACGGATGCCGTGAAATCGAGAGAATATTATGAAAAAGCGGCTGAGTTGGGTTCCTGCTTTGCTTTGATAGAATTGTCGTTCTTGTATGAGAACGGTGACGGGGTAGAGAAGAGTTATGAAAAGGCTTTTGAACTCTGTAGCAAGGCTGCCGGTGAGGAGTATCCTTATGCGATGTTCCGTGTAGGGCTTTATTTGGAAAAAGGTGTCCTCGGTGAAGCGCGACTGGAAGAAGCTTTTGGGTGGTATGTAAAAGCTGCCGAAGCAGGTGATACGGAGGCGATTTTCGCATTGGGACGTTGCTATAAGCATGGACTCGGCACGGAAGAGGATTTCGACAAGGCACTTGAATGGTTCTCCAAAGGTGCGGAAAAGAATGAATCCCGCTGCCTGACTGAGTTGGGACTGGCTTATGAGAACGGCAACGGAGTGGAAGAGAATCCGCAAAAGGCTGTGGAGTATATGACGCAGGCGGCGGAGCAGAATTATGGCTATGCCCAGTTCAAAATGGGAGATTACAACTTCTTCGGTTACGGCTCCTGTCTGGAAGATAACAAGAAAGCTGTGGAATGGTATGAAAAGGCGGTTGCCAATGAGGTTCCTATGGCTATGATACGTATGGGCGAGTATTACTTGTATGATTATGACAGCTTGAATGAGTCGGAGAAGGCTTACTCGTATTTCAAGAAAGCGGCCGATGAATATGAATGGTACAGCGAAGGACTGGGTATCTGCTACGAGATGGGTATCGGAGTGGAAGATAACGAGACGGAAGCCTTTAAATATTACACACTGGCTGCGGATAGCGGAAATGTGACGAGTATGTATCGTACAGGGCTTTGCTATTATAACGGGGTAGGTGTGAAGGAGAATTACGCTGAAGCATACCGCTGGTTTACGGATGCGGCAGGGCACGAGAATGTCGGTGCTACTTATTACCTCGGCAAGATGCTGATGTACGGTGAGGGTTGCACGCCCGACCCGGAAACGGCGATACAATGGTTGATGAAAGCAGCCGAAAAGAATAACGATAAAGCGCAGTTTGAGCTTGGAAACGCCTATCTGATGGGAAATGGCGTTGAGGAAAATGACGAGATTGCTATGGAGTGGTTCGAAAAGGCTGCCGAGAACGGCAACGAGAAAGCTCTTAAAATTACCGGAAGAAGGAGAAAATAG
- the rimP gene encoding ribosome assembly cofactor RimP, producing the protein MIEKKTVCQIVEEWLEGKDYFLVEVTVSPDDKIVVEIDHAEGVWIEDCVELSRYIESKLNREEEDYELEVGSAGIGQPFKVLQQYYIHIGQEVEVMTREGQKLSGVLKDADEEKFTVSVQKKVKLEGAKRPKLVEEDETFTYEQIKYTKYLISFK; encoded by the coding sequence ATGATAGAAAAGAAAACTGTTTGTCAGATTGTAGAAGAATGGCTGGAAGGAAAAGACTACTTTTTGGTAGAAGTAACCGTAAGCCCGGATGACAAGATTGTGGTCGAAATAGACCATGCAGAAGGCGTTTGGATTGAAGATTGTGTGGAGCTTAGCCGCTACATAGAATCGAAATTGAACCGTGAAGAGGAAGATTATGAACTGGAAGTGGGTTCGGCCGGTATCGGACAGCCCTTTAAAGTGCTGCAACAGTATTACATTCACATCGGACAAGAAGTGGAAGTGATGACAAGAGAAGGACAGAAACTATCGGGCGTTCTGAAAGATGCCGATGAGGAGAAGTTTACAGTGTCCGTACAAAAGAAAGTGAAACTCGAAGGAGCAAAGCGTCCGAAACTGGTAGAAGAGGACGAAACCTTCACTTATGAGCAAATAAAATATACTAAATACTTAATTAGCTTTAAATAG